A single genomic interval of Carassius auratus strain Wakin chromosome 30, ASM336829v1, whole genome shotgun sequence harbors:
- the LOC113049575 gene encoding histone H3.3: protein MARTKQTARKSTGGKAPRKQLATKAARKSAPSTGGVKKPHRYRPGTVALREIRRYQKSTELLIRKLPFQRLVREIAQDFKTDLRFQSAAIGALQEASEAYLVGLFEDTNLCAIHAKRVTIMPKDIQLARRIRGERA, encoded by the exons ATGGCCCGTACTAAGCAGACTGCTCGTAAGTCCACTGGAGGAAAAGCTCCTCGTAAGCAGCTGGCTACCAAAGCTGCCCGCAAGAGCGCTCCCTCGACTGGAGGAGTCAAGAAACCTCACCGCTACAG GCCTGGTACAGTGGCTTTGCGTGAGATTCGTCGGTATCAGAAGTCCACTGAGCTGCTGATCCGTAAGCTGCCATTCCAGCGTCTGGTTCGAGAGATTGCCCAGGACTTCAAAACTGATCTGCGTTTCCAGAGCGCCGCCATTGGAGCACTGCAG GAAGCCAGTGAGGCATACCTGGTCGGTCTGTTTGAAGACACTAACCTGTGTGCCATCCATGCCAAGCGTGTCACCATCATGCCCAAAGACATCCAGCTGGCACGCCGCATCCGCGGAGAGCGTGCTTAA